One genomic region from Flagellimonas oceani encodes:
- a CDS encoding permease: protein MDIGIQKTIVFLFFIFIGVLLKVKFKSKEEISGIKKIILNLALPATIFIALLGVKVELHLLILPLLALGLNLLLFFAMPLILPLMGIGKGTSEYRTAKLLVPSLAPGLSSFPFILEFLGDDYLAKAAMSDLGNKIFVLFFLYLVAMNWHYSLQTDQKRNGGAKLKPLIKAMVSEPVNLFIGAALILLAFGVHMDSLPFFLSETLEKLSLIMTPLVLLFIGLAVKIKRKQFFQIFSLLCTRAGLVLLISGIFVTVTGIGARNEILLAMAFGLSACSFWPYAHIAAVDSMEMDKNSKRKTFNGNFGVAILALSFPLSTILILATLNSGSFFVNPFNIFMIAVALLGVGFIIPLCSGISKKKWSEQRLIDHEISSATTEKAA from the coding sequence GTGGATATAGGCATTCAGAAAACAATCGTATTTCTTTTTTTCATCTTCATTGGAGTACTGCTTAAAGTAAAGTTTAAATCCAAAGAAGAGATTTCTGGAATAAAAAAAATAATTCTAAACCTTGCCCTTCCAGCCACCATTTTTATTGCGTTGTTGGGGGTAAAGGTCGAGTTACATCTGTTAATATTGCCTTTATTGGCCCTTGGCCTCAACCTATTGTTGTTCTTTGCCATGCCCCTTATTTTGCCCCTCATGGGCATTGGCAAAGGGACTTCGGAATACAGAACCGCTAAACTTTTGGTGCCTTCCTTGGCACCGGGACTGTCATCGTTCCCGTTTATTTTGGAGTTTTTGGGGGATGACTATTTGGCCAAAGCAGCCATGTCCGATCTGGGGAACAAAATTTTTGTTCTCTTTTTCCTGTACTTGGTGGCGATGAACTGGCATTATAGTTTACAGACCGATCAAAAGCGAAATGGTGGCGCCAAATTAAAACCATTGATCAAAGCCATGGTTTCCGAACCAGTGAACCTATTTATAGGGGCGGCCTTGATTCTTTTGGCTTTTGGAGTGCACATGGATTCCCTGCCGTTCTTTTTGAGCGAGACATTGGAAAAATTGAGCTTGATCATGACACCATTGGTGCTGCTCTTTATTGGATTGGCGGTGAAAATCAAAAGGAAACAATTTTTCCAAATTTTTTCCTTGCTCTGTACCCGTGCTGGATTGGTTTTGCTCATTTCTGGTATTTTTGTCACCGTAACGGGCATTGGGGCCCGTAATGAAATATTGCTCGCCATGGCCTTTGGCCTTAGCGCCTGTAGCTTTTGGCCCTATGCACATATTGCTGCCGTGGATAGCATGGAAATGGACAAAAATTCCAAGAGGAAAACCTTTAACGGTAATTTCGGGGTGGCCATTTTAGCATTGTCGTTCCCGCTATCGACCATTTTGATTTTGGCAACTTTGAACAGTGGGTCGTTCTTTGTAAACCCATTTAATATTTTCATGATTGCCGTTGCACTGTTGGGTGTAGGTTTTATCATTCCTTTGTGCAGTGGTATCAGCAAAAAAAAATGGTCCGAGCAAAGGTTGATCGATCATGAAATAAGTTCTGCCACCACGGAAAAAGCGGCATAA
- a CDS encoding lysoplasmalogenase produces the protein MVKPKTDKKMWLINILILVSASFAIYFGLYNERQLFMFLKPLTTILVIALPFFTPKNAHLKFGWLIVVGLQFCLFGDVLLLFEDYFILGLVAFLVAHVLFSIAFIQYKGFYKNWISFLILFGIGGTLFFWLRPGLGDLLLPVSVYVVIITFMAWQGVGLYLRERNSAHAFMAMAVLFFMLSDTLLAIAKFKTPFYLSGPLILATYWLSIGLIANAARKIF, from the coding sequence ATGGTAAAGCCCAAAACAGATAAAAAAATGTGGCTCATCAATATCTTAATATTGGTTTCCGCAAGCTTTGCCATTTATTTTGGGCTTTACAATGAGAGACAGCTTTTTATGTTCCTTAAACCGCTGACCACGATTTTAGTGATTGCTTTACCGTTTTTTACTCCAAAAAACGCCCACCTTAAATTTGGATGGTTGATTGTCGTTGGGTTGCAGTTCTGTTTGTTCGGCGATGTGCTATTGCTGTTTGAAGACTATTTTATATTAGGTCTTGTGGCATTTTTAGTGGCGCATGTTTTATTTTCTATTGCATTTATCCAGTACAAGGGATTTTACAAAAACTGGATTTCCTTTTTGATTCTTTTTGGAATAGGAGGGACTTTGTTTTTTTGGTTAAGGCCGGGGTTGGGCGATTTACTGCTGCCCGTTTCGGTTTATGTGGTCATAATCACGTTTATGGCATGGCAGGGAGTTGGGTTGTACCTTCGTGAAAGGAACAGCGCACATGCTTTTATGGCCATGGCCGTACTATTTTTTATGCTTTCGGACACCTTATTGGCGATTGCGAAATTCAAGACCCCGTTTTACCTATCCGGGCCACTGATTTTGGCTACATATTGGTTGAGCATCGGTTTGATTGCCAATGCCGCCAGGAAGATTTTTTAA
- a CDS encoding CYTH domain-containing protein, translating into MEHLEIERKFLVKSDGFKQKATSQTRIVQGFLNTDPERTVRVRIKGEQGFLTVKGASNESGTTRFEWETEITVAEAANLIDLCEAGILEKVRFEVPLGKHTFEVDDFLGENKGLILAEVELKHEDERFEKPDWLGQEVTGQVQYYNSQLSLKPFKEW; encoded by the coding sequence ATGGAACATTTGGAAATAGAACGAAAGTTTTTGGTAAAATCGGATGGCTTCAAACAGAAAGCCACATCACAGACCCGGATTGTACAGGGATTTCTGAACACGGACCCCGAAAGGACCGTTAGGGTCAGAATCAAGGGAGAACAGGGCTTTTTGACCGTAAAAGGCGCCAGTAACGAATCGGGAACCACCCGGTTTGAATGGGAGACGGAAATCACGGTGGCCGAGGCAGCAAACCTTATTGACCTCTGTGAAGCGGGTATACTCGAAAAGGTCCGTTTTGAAGTGCCATTGGGCAAGCATACGTTTGAGGTGGACGATTTTTTGGGAGAGAACAAAGGACTTATTTTGGCAGAAGTGGAGCTAAAACATGAAGATGAACGTTTTGAAAAACCGGATTGGTTGGGCCAAGAAGTTACGGGCCAAGTACAATATTACAATTCACAATTGAGCTTAAAACCATTTAAGGAATGGTAA
- the dinB gene encoding DNA polymerase IV translates to MDFDFPLRKIIHVDMDAFYASVEQHDNPELRGKPIAVGGGSKRGVVSAASYEARKFGVRSAMAGSIAQRNCPDLIFVKPRFDRYKEVSKQIRSIFFEYTDLVEPLSLDEAYLDVTENKKGNPSATLIAKEIRQKIFDKTGLTASAGISINKFIAKVASDYNKPNGQKTVNPEEVIEFLENLDIRKFYGVGKVTAEKMYRLGIFTGKDLKDKSLAFLDQHFGKSGGHYFNVVRGIHLSTVKPHRIPKSVGAERTFFENLSSEIFMLEKLENIAGELERRLQKSKIAGKTVTLKIKYSDFTLQTRSKTLPYFIASKDLILETAKELLYQSTLENSVRLLGISLANLNTEKEKEQPKKESVLVQLKFDF, encoded by the coding sequence ATGGACTTTGATTTTCCCCTAAGAAAAATTATTCATGTGGATATGGATGCATTTTACGCCTCCGTGGAACAGCATGATAACCCGGAACTAAGAGGGAAGCCCATTGCTGTTGGGGGCGGGTCTAAACGTGGCGTGGTCTCCGCAGCGAGCTACGAAGCACGGAAGTTTGGCGTGCGAAGTGCCATGGCGGGCAGTATTGCCCAAAGAAACTGTCCCGATCTTATATTCGTAAAACCTCGTTTTGACCGTTATAAAGAGGTTTCAAAACAAATCCGAAGCATTTTTTTTGAATATACCGATTTGGTGGAGCCACTTTCCTTGGACGAAGCCTATCTGGATGTAACGGAAAATAAAAAAGGGAACCCATCAGCCACCTTGATCGCAAAAGAAATCCGTCAAAAAATATTTGACAAAACAGGGTTAACGGCCTCGGCCGGGATTTCCATCAACAAGTTTATCGCCAAAGTGGCCAGCGATTACAACAAACCCAACGGGCAGAAGACGGTAAACCCCGAAGAGGTAATCGAGTTTTTGGAAAACTTGGACATTCGAAAGTTTTATGGGGTGGGCAAGGTCACCGCGGAAAAAATGTACCGTTTGGGAATTTTTACGGGAAAAGACCTTAAGGATAAATCGCTGGCGTTCTTGGACCAACATTTTGGAAAGAGTGGCGGACATTATTTCAATGTAGTGAGAGGAATTCATCTGAGTACCGTAAAGCCACATCGTATTCCAAAATCTGTTGGGGCGGAACGTACTTTTTTTGAAAACCTGAGCAGTGAGATCTTTATGCTGGAAAAGTTGGAGAACATTGCCGGTGAGCTGGAAAGAAGGCTCCAAAAATCCAAAATTGCCGGAAAAACGGTCACCTTAAAAATTAAGTACAGTGATTTTACCTTGCAGACCCGGAGCAAGACGCTCCCCTATTTTATTGCCAGTAAAGATTTGATATTGGAGACCGCCAAAGAGCTACTGTACCAATCCACATTGGAAAATTCAGTTCGATTGTTGGGTATTTCGTTGGCCAACCTCAACACGGAAAAAGAAAAGGAACAGCCAAAAAAGGAATCTGTACTGGTTCAGCTCAAATTTGATTTTTAA